CAATCCAGTCGCCACCCGCGTTGTATTCTCAAAAGGCGCCCCATGTTAAAGAGGCCGATAACTTGGACGACACCCTGACAAGCGGAAGTCCCGTGCAGTCATTAACGCGCAAACACAAGTCCGAAGAGGACGATGCTGACAGCTTCGAAATGACCAACTACGGGCAAAGCCGTCCACAAAGTCCACAGAGCATACATACTACCGATAGGCTGCAGAGCCCGTTGGACTTTGTTGGGCGGAACCCAGTTCCGCGATGAGCGGGCACGATGACAAACCGTGCGTAAAAAGGACGAAGAAACTCGGCGCACGCTGCTACATGAGGCCAGCTGCGACTTGAAAAAGGCTCTGACACGTCACGAATCGGCAGGTGAGAAGGGCAGATTCTTATGGCCAAATGGATGCTGATGAAAAGCCAGAATAGATGGACGTTTGATGATCGGTATGCGATTCTGAGGCAGATGGCCAGATGGCGCCAACGCTCTCTTGAAAATCCGGCCCAAGAGTCTAGAATGTATGTTGAGCAACTGGACACAGTGTCGATCCAGGTACCAGGAGAGGTGCTGAGATGACGGTCAAGATTGCATTTGCAGGCGGTAGATCTTGAGATGAGGATATCGAGTATATTAATCATCGAAATGGCTAGCCACATGGTGCGCAATGGCTGTTGCATCTCCAGTGAAGTTGTTGCAAACAGGACAAGTGGATGTCTGCTGCCCCGCCACAGAGAATTCGTCGAATGACTGGGCAGTGTCCGCAGTTGCTGTCGCTGAcccgcttctttttcctccacGCTTTGGTTTGGCGGGCTTGATGTAAGCATCCAGTCCAACCTGTTCCGAGGGTCTTTCCTCTTCCCGCCAATCTGTCGGCCCAGCATGAtatcttcccctccccctacgtccacctctctctctgatGTCAAACTCGGTTGTTGGAACTCCCTGGTCTGGTAGCGCGTCATCGCCGTCAGCGCCAgcggttgatgatgttggtgaagatgtcATGCTCTGTACTCTCCCGACGCGGCCGTCAACAAGCCTGACCTTGATGCCGCGATGATGTTCCCCTTTGGTCAGCACATCCTTGACAAGTCCAGACACGGTGCGACCTGTGGGCTGGTCAACTTTGAGCACGATATTGACCGGCGCACCCGGGATGACCTCCCTGGTGGAGGGGACTCGTCGTTGGGAATGCTGATGGCGATGCATGGGCAAGGAGAAGATGTGGAAAAATTGGCAagtgttggttggttgtcGGGATGATCAAACcagtggtggggagggtgatgggaagAACTTGGCGCGGCAATTGATGTGGGTCTCACAATATATGCATTTATGAAAAGTTGGGCACCGTTAGATCAATATTTGCTATTCACTTGACTCCACCCCCGTCAATTCACTCGGTTGCTCTCAAACAGAACTCACAACATCTTTCTCACCCATCTTTTTCTCATCCCCGAGCTCGGAATCGCCCTTGTCAAAACCCTCCGCGGCTGAGATGATGTCCGAATCTTCATAAATCGTTGCGGCAATATGTGTCTCTGGAGCAGGAAAAAAATAACTCAGGCCAATATATACCAAAAACGCACTTGTGTATCCCCAGAAATAAAACATGAAATAAAGCTTATCGGCGTCCCCAATCGTGCCTTTGATCGACGGGTCAACAGAAGCAGCCCTGGTTGTGATTTGGTTAGTCACAGCGCAGTTCTTTATTGAGCAGATACACTTACATCCCAGGGATGCTGGGCACGACACTGATCAAGAATGCCACCGCTGCCCTCCAGTTCGTACCCCATTTGTTGAACCGGTACCTTCCATGTGCTCGGTATAGGCCCGGAATGTCATACATTTGCTTTTGTACAACCCAGTAGTCTGCGCTGAGCATTGCTGCAATCGGTGCCAGGAAAATTCCTAATCCCGCCATGAATGCGAGGAGAGACTGAGCAGAGTGGATAATCTTCCAAGGCTGCATGACCCAGCCCGCAATTACTGTCGTGATGATAACTCCACGTCTGATGTTGAGGTACTTGGGCCAAAGACACATGATGTCGTTGGCACAGCTGATGACATTGGCAGAAAGATTGGTACCAATCTGGGCTACTACCCAGCAGAGTCCTACAAAGAAGGCGCCAGCCCGACCAGAGGGGCCGTCCCAGTGAGAAGCAATTTCGAGAGGATCCCAGATGTACTAGAACACGTCAGCAGAGAACCGTATTGTGGAAGAAGGTGCGTGTACCTTTCCATAAACAACCTTGGAAGCAGAGCAGCAGATGATGCCGAAGAGTCCCAGCATGAGCTGGATGCCTGGCAAAAAGGCAACTTGCCAGTAGACACCCTTGTCTGCTTTGAGATACCGTGTGAAGTCGGGTATGTTGGTCGCCATTGTTGCCCAGccgccggtgatggaggacAGAGAAGACAAGATCAACCATGATCTATCCGTGCCATGAACACCATACGGAAGGTTCCAGATATCCCCTGCACCACCAGCCTTGGACGTCATTGTGATGACCACGGCAACTGAGGTAGTGATGACAAGCACTAGAGGTCATTAGCAGAGATTTCTATCAAGAGTCGTTTACTTACCACACTTGGCTACAAAGAACCACTTGAGCTTGTGCGGCGGGATGAGCAGGATAGGAAACTGCACTAGCCAGAAGATCAAGTGCGATATCATTCCCTGCGTGGTGATTCCAACACTATCTGGAATGTTGTTGGGAATGTCGAGATAGGATGGCCAAATGGATCGGATGATCTGTGTCATGGCAGTCGATCCGGTGTAAGTCTGAATAGCATGCCAGAACAAGGCCGTGATAGCCCTCGTCACCACTGCAAATCGAGAGAAGTACCAGCCAAATGAGGCTCTCATGGCGACGGGAAAGGGGATATGAAGCCGAGCACCGACCATGCCATTCAACACCAGGGGAACAGTGCAGACGAGACTGCCAAAGATGATGCAAACAATGGCCTCACGCCAGGTGAGCCCGAGAGCGATGATAGAAGCGGGTGCCATCCAGCTTTGGGCGTTGAGTGCATCACTGAACCAGTATCCAAACATGGTCCATGCCGACCAGGTCCGACGATTGAGGGGGGTGACATCGCAGTCAACGTTGGTCCAGGCTCCAGGGTCGGCAAAGGAAGTGGTCTGACGAGGTAGAACCCAACCTTGCCTGGTGGTTTTGGACTTGATTCTTTCGTGGAGCGTCATGGTGGGGTGTAACCAAGACTGCAGTGTTGCTCTGCTTGGGAGTTGTAGAGGTGAGACATGATGCCAATTTATGTCCGAGCCATCGACGATACCGTCGAAGCCCACGGTTGAGCCCGCCATCCGGCATGGTGAAACTGtcttgctggtgatgatgatagcaACCCCGCAAGGGCGCCGGCGGCCAAAAGATTGCAGAGATGGCCGCCGGGTCAAGATAACATAAGCGATGCCTGTGTTCATCTTTGCCATTGTGGTAATGACAGTGATTGGACAGACGCTGTGGGGTGCGGGGAAACTCTTATCATCGGAGATGTGTCTATAAGGTGCGGCTGACCGACCACGAGGAAGGAAGTGTGTAGTGTTGACCGGCGGCCCCACAGACCGCACCGCCGGCCATTCAAATCTCTTGCTCCTGTCAGATAAGTCGGATATAACGGTTAGTTCTTGCAAGATAAGATGTTTGGCAAAGACTGCGCCCTCGAAGTTGAGCCAGCCATTTCTGGTCGACTTGCACCACCATGGCACCAGCACTCAAGACCACTCTGGCTCTGCAAGATGCCAAACCCTATGCCTTCGAGTGTCCTACAGCAACGACCGCCTTAATCATCATCGATATCCAACGGGACTTTGTTGACCCCGGTGGTTTCGGCTCCATACAATGTGGCAACGACGCCGTCTTTTCCAGAGCACGCGCAATTGTCCCTGTTGTCAAGAAACTGCTTGACGCCTTTCGATCGTTTGGAGGGCATGTGATTCACACGCGTGAAGGACATGAACCGGGTCTTGCTGATCTACCTGCCGCCAAACGGCTCCGTCAAACTTCCAACCCAGTCGGTCACCATAGTCTGGGAATTGGTGATCAGGGACCCATGGGCAAGCTCCTCGTCCGAGGAGAATATGGCCACGATATCGTGGATGAACTCACCCCCTGGCCAGATGAGACAGTCATTGACAAGCCAGGAAAAGGAAGCTTTTGGGGCACGAATATTCACAGGATCTTGCTTGCACGTGGAATAACCCATCTAGTATTTGCGGGAGTAACAACAGAGTACTTGACCCATTCCCATAGTGCTGTTGAGAAATCGTAGCTGACCTTTGCCACAACAGGTGCTGTGTCAGTACAACACTGCGCGAATGTGCTGACCGAGGCTATCAATGCATTGTGTTGGAAGACTGCACGCAGGGGTTCGATGCTCAGCAGGTGACCACATCACTAGACATTATTTCAGGGCAAGATGGATTGTTTGGGTTCGTCGGCAACAGCCCAGACTTTTTCCAAGCAATCGACCGAGCATCAGCCAAAGCCTTGACCCAAGGGCTGGCACTGACGCCGCCTGCAACACCCATGGGAAACGAGGACTCGGAACCTCGCTTCGGTTTCCTTCCAGGCGAAAGCGTTCCATCAGTCGACCAGTTGTTGACTGATTACCGACAAAGTATCCGGTGCCCCGTCGAAGTCATCAAGTCTCTGTACAAACGAATCAACCAGTACAAAAACGTGGATCCAGCGGTCTGGATTCACCTTGAGCCCGAAGCGAACGTGCTGCATGCAGCAACCAAGCTAGTCAACAAGTACAAGGGAAAGCCGTTACCATCATTATATGGTATTCCCTTTTCGGTCAAAGACACCATCGATGTCGCGGGAGTGCCAACAACAGCGGCCTGTCCGAGTTATGCATACACTCCTCAAGTGAGTGCTACAGCAGTCCGACGTGTGCTCGATGCCGGCGCGTTGTTCATCGGCAAAGTGAACCTTGACCAGCTAGCCACTGGCCTGTCTGGCTGTCGCTCCCCATATGGAACCCCCCACAGTGTCTTTAGCGACAAGCACATATCCGGTGGCTCTTCCTCTGGATCATGTGTTTCGGTCGGGGAGAGACTCGTGTCGTTCGGTCTCGCAACAGACACCGCTGGTAGTGGTCGAGTCCCAGCTGCATTTAATGGGATCGTTGGCTTCAAGCCCACCAAAGGGACTGTTTCCGCTCGCGGTCTTGTCCCGGCCTGCCGCACGCTCGACACAATTACCGTCGTTGCTCCCTCTATTACCGAGGCTCGCAAAGTCTGGCAAGTCATTGCACATCATGACCCGGAGGATCCATACTCCAAACTTCCCCATACGCTTCCTACATGGCACATTGACTACCGAGGCCCGCGTGTTGGTGGGTTCACCTTTGCCgttcctccaccaacaaTCCTAAAAGTCTGCAAAAAAGAATACCGGGAGCTGTTCTCCTCTGCCGTCTCAGCACTGCAATCATGCGGAGGTACGCTCAAGGAAGTAAAGTacacccccttttctgctgctggagacCTCCTCTACGATGGAAGTCTCCTACACGAGCGCATTCATTGCATTGGCCACCGGTTCCTACAGTCCAACTTACCCGACATGCATCCTGTGATCAGAGAGCTGTTTGACAAAGCCATGTCAAACCCCCCGTCGGTATACGATGCGTTCCGCGACCAGGCTCTTCAGGCGCGGCTGACAAGGGAGGTGCAAGGTGTCTTTGATGTGCTAAACGGTGGGGTAGATGTTCTCGTGGTGCCGACTACCACGCAgcaccccaccatcaaggagatggaggctgATCCGTTGAAATTGAATAGTGAGCTGGGGACTTTTACGCATTGTGCAAATGTGGTGGATTTGTGTGGTGTCTCGGTACCAGCAGGGACTTGGTTGTGGGGACAAGAAGGTGATGAGCGGAAGATGCCTTTTGGCATCACAATCTTGAGCGGGAGCGGGTATGATGCAAAGGTTTTGGATATTGCCGGGgtctttgaggaggagatgatgcaGCGCGAGACTTTCAGACTATGAGAAATGACGGGCTTGGCGAGACACATGTCATAGCAACGATCTTTCCCTTGTCAGAGTTGAGATGATTTATTTAGTAATTCCAATTCCGCCTTGTAAGCATCATGATACCTAAAATCTCGGGAACCTGGGAGGACTTCCCCTCTTGCCAaaagccaacaccaaccacccagcAATGAGACAGACTCCGCCGATTGGCGTGACCGGGCCCAGAAACTTGAACTTTTCAGGGTTCAACGTCAAAGCGTAGATGGATCCACTGAACATTGT
The sequence above is a segment of the Podospora pseudoanserina strain CBS 124.78 chromosome 5, whole genome shotgun sequence genome. Coding sequences within it:
- a CDS encoding hypothetical protein (EggNog:ENOG503P88C; antiSMASH:Cluster_11; COG:S), producing MHRHQHSQRRVPSTREVIPGAPVNIVLKVDQPTGRTVSGLVKDVLTKGEHHRGIKVRLVDGRVGRVQSMTSSPTSSTAGADGDDALPDQGVPTTEFDIRERGGRRGRGRYHAGPTDWREEERPSEQVGLDAYIKPAKPKRGGKRSGSATATADTAQSFDEFSVAGQQTSTCPVCNNFTGDATAIAHHVASHFDD
- a CDS encoding hypothetical protein (COG:F; COG:H; EggNog:ENOG503NUT9) → MAKMNTGIAYVILTRRPSLQSFGRRRPCGVAIIITSKTVSPCRMAGSTVGFDGIVDGSDINWHHVSPLQLPSRATLQSWLHPTMTLHERIKSKTTRQGWVLPRQTTSFADPGAWTNVDCDVTPLNRRTWSAWTMFGYWFSDALNAQSWMAPASIIALGLTWREAIVCIIFGSLVCTVPLVLNGMVGARLHIPFPVAMRASFGWYFSRFAVVTRAITALFWHAIQTYTGSTAMTQIIRSIWPSYLDIPNNIPDSVGITTQGMISHLIFWLVQFPILLIPPHKLKWFFVAKCVLVITTSVAVVITMTSKAGGAGDIWNLPYGVHGTDRSWLILSSLSSITGGWATMATNIPDFTRYLKADKGVYWQVAFLPGIQLMLGLFGIICCSASKVVYGKYIWDPLEIASHWDGPSGRAGAFFVGLCWVVAQIGTNLSANVISCANDIMCLWPKYLNIRRGVIITTVIAGWVMQPWKIIHSAQSLLAFMAGLGIFLAPIAAMLSADYWVVQKQMYDIPGLYRAHGRYRFNKWGTNWRAAVAFLISVVPSIPGMAASVDPSIKGTIGDADKLYFMFYFWGYTSAFLVYIGLSYFFPAPETHIAATIYEDSDIISAAEGFDKGDSELGDEKKMGEKDVVSSV
- a CDS encoding hypothetical protein (COG:J; EggNog:ENOG503NUG3), whose translation is MAPALKTTLALQDAKPYAFECPTATTALIIIDIQRDFVDPGGFGSIQCGNDAVFSRARAIVPVVKKLLDAFRSFGGHVIHTREGHEPGLADLPAAKRLRQTSNPVGHHSLGIGDQGPMGKLLVRGEYGHDIVDELTPWPDETVIDKPGKGSFWGTNIHRILLARGITHLVFAGVTTECCVSTTLRECADRGYQCIVLEDCTQGFDAQQVTTSLDIISGQDGLFGFVGNSPDFFQAIDRASAKALTQGLALTPPATPMGNEDSEPRFGFLPGESVPSVDQLLTDYRQSIRCPVEVIKSLYKRINQYKNVDPAVWIHLEPEANVLHAATKLVNKYKGKPLPSLYGIPFSVKDTIDVAGVPTTAACPSYAYTPQVSATAVRRVLDAGALFIGKVNLDQLATGLSGCRSPYGTPHSVFSDKHISGGSSSGSCVSVGERLVSFGLATDTAGSGRVPAAFNGIVGFKPTKGTVSARGLVPACRTLDTITVVAPSITEARKVWQVIAHHDPEDPYSKLPHTLPTWHIDYRGPRVGGFTFAVPPPTILKVCKKEYRELFSSAVSALQSCGGTLKEVKYTPFSAAGDLLYDGSLLHERIHCIGHRFLQSNLPDMHPVIRELFDKAMSNPPSVYDAFRDQALQARLTREVQGVFDVLNGGVDVLVVPTTTQHPTIKEMEADPLKLNSELGTFTHCANVVDLCGVSVPAGTWLWGQEGDERKMPFGITILSGSGYDAKVLDIAGVFEEEMMQRETFRL